Below is a genomic region from Persicimonas caeni.
GCTCATCGTCAACCAGAAGGGCAGGGCGCTATCGGCGCCCAGCGCCTCGACGGCCGCGTCGACCCCGGCGAGCACCGAGATGCCGTTGGAAGATTCGAAGTCGGCATTGTACGCCGCCCGAAGTTGCATCCCCTGGGGGAGGCTTCGGCTCTCGAGTGCTTCGGTCAACGCCTCGTTTTTGTAGCCGGTGACCACCGTCAGGTGCTCGACGCCAAGCCGGGCGAAATTGTCCAGGTGGTAGTCGAGCAGGCTTCGGCCACCGATCTTGGCCAAGATTTTGTGGCCCTCTTCGGGGGCCAGACGGCTTCCGAATCCGGCGGCCAAAATGACGGCGTGGGTGGTCTCGGTTTGGGCAACTGTGCTCATACTCGGCTCGGCTCGGCAATGATCTCAACCAGTGATCTCAATGGGATATATGCTGGGCGTCACCATCGCAAATGTCAGCAGTGCGGTCCAGCCCGACGACGCGCAATGAAGGGAATACAAGCGGGCAATTTGTGCGTTGGACATCACGTGGTTATACTGAAGGCAGAGGCTCCTCGCACCCAAAGGTACCGCCATGTATCAAAAGACGCCGGTGAAAGGCTTTCTCAAGGAAAGCGCTCTTTGGACTCTCTCCAATGCGCTCGGCGTAGGCGTGCCTGTGGCCGCCGTCTATATCGGCCTGCACGTGTTGATGGGCTCGCCGATGACGCGTGTGTCGATGGCGATGGCGGCGACGGCCTTGCTGACCTTGACCTGGGGAAGCTGGTCGTCGTTGGTGTGGGCCAAGAACCGCATGCTGCGCGCCTCGATGCAGATGATGACGGTGATCCCCGGCATCCTTCTGCTGCTCTTGGCCGGCTTGGGCTTCTATATCGGTCGCGGCTCGTTGCTCTTCTGGATTGCGCTTTTGGCCAACGGAGCCGGCACCATCGCCGCTTCGTTCATGCTGGCGCGCACTGTCGGAGCCACTGCCGCGAGCGACTCTCCCACCGGATACCTGACCGGTTTCGGCGTCTTCCCGCTGGTTGCCACCGGCGCTGCCGGCGGCGTGGGATACCTGTGGTACCTCTTCGTCAGCAATCCGCTGGCGACGGACTGGCGCTCGCTCTTCAGCTTCTCGTTCTTCTTCGTGACCACGTTGGCGATCGTCTTGATCTCTACGGTGGTTCCGGCCGTCACCACAGTTATCTGCCGTCAGCTGGCGGCACCCAAACAACGGTGACGACCACGCTCGCCTTTTCCACTGGAGGGGTGGCGAGCGCTGGGTTTGTTCATTAATATCAGGTGGATATTGCGAACGCGTCTGGTTGGGGCGCGTCACCGATATCATCACTCCCTAAAAAGTTTCCTTTTTCCTTTGCGAAGGGCGTTGCTCGTGTGTAGCTTGGGAAAGCTGCGCACGGTCGCTCGCGTCGAGGTTTCTGAGCGACACGTAGCATGACGACTCAAACAACCAATAGAGAGCAGGAAGTGCTCGACCACCCCTCCGACAATGCTGAGGGAGAATCTGGAGCCACGCTGACATTGGATACGGACTACGAATTGCCAGTGGTGCTCGTCGTCGATGACGAGCCTCAGATCCTCAAAGCACTGCGACGATTGCTCGCCGGGGTCGACTGTGAGGTGCGCACAGCCAGCAACGGGACCGAGGCGATCGAGGTTCTCGACTCGGAGACCGTGGCGGTGCTCATCTCTGATCAGCGTATGCCCGGGTTGAGCGGCGTGGCGCTGCTCAACTATGCGATGAAGAACCACCCCAACACCGTGCGCATCATGCTGACGGGGAACGGGGACTGGGAGACGGCGATGGAGGCGATCAACCTGGGCCAGGTGTTTCGCTTCGTGGCCAAGCCTTGGGATCACGACCAGTTCGTGCGCATCATCGAAGATGCGATCGGCCAAAACGAGTTGCTCCACTCCAAAAAGCGTTACGAGAAGCATATTCGTCAGCAGAACGCGCAGCTGCGCGAGCTCAACGACGAACTCGAAGCGCGAGTCCAACAGCGAACCCGCGAGGTGACCCAGCGCAACGAGGAGATCAGCCGGCTGTACGAGGAGCTCGAGGGCAGCTTCAACTCGACCATTCGCGCGATGCTGTCGATCATGGAGATCGGCGACATTCACATCGTCGGCCACTGTCGCAGCACCGCCGAGCGGGTGCGCAAGTTCGGCAAGCACCTGGAGCTCGACGACGAGCGTTTGCGCCATCTCGAGCGCGCCGCGCTGCTGCATTGGGTTGGCTTGATCAATGCCCCTCCGGCGATGTTCCGAAAACCGGTCAGCGACTACGATGCCGAAGAGTTGGCGACTTGGGAGTTCCACCCCACGCTAGGCCAGCAGGCCGTCGCGCGAGTTCCCGCACTCGACCCGGCCGGCAAGATCATCGTGAATTATCTACGCCGCTACGACGATCCCGCCTTCAAAGCCGATGACGGCAATTTCGATGCCGAGTTGATCGAATCTTGCTACTTCTTGAATCTCTGCAGCACCTTCGAGCGCACCCGTCGCCTCGAGCAGGAGGTCGAAGGCTTGAGCCGTGGCGCTGCCGCCGAGTGCGGACTCGCCCGGCTCCAGGCCGGCAAGGGCACCGAATTTGCGCCGAGTTTGGTCGACAAGTTCTGCTCGATGATTGCAGTGGAGTCCGGTTCCATCGAGCTGGAGCGGCAGGTGCAGCTCGACGAGCTCGAGGAGGGCATGGTCTTGTCTCGCCCCATCGAAACTGCCCAGGGCGTGCCGGTCGCACCACGCGATGTGGTGGTGACTCCCGAACTCGTCGATCGCCTCGAGCGTTTCTGCGATTCGAAGGGACTCGGCCCCATCTTCGTGCGCTCGGTGTCACGCGGCTGACATCGCGGCGTCGCCCCACCGACACCTTCATCTTCGCTCGCACCTCGTGTAAACTGGCGTCGTCTTCGACACACCACCTAACTCGAGGCGCAAACGAGGTGTTCGATGTGTACGCTGGGGCGCAGGGCAGTCCTGTTGCTGACAGGGGCGACATTGATCTGGACCCATCAGGGTCTGGCGCAAACCTCTGTCGGGACGCCGACAACGCTTCCGCCCTCGGCTGAGCGCACCGCCACCTTCGACAAACCTGTCGGCCCCAACATCGATCCCATGCTGGCGCTGCTCGAGCGCGTCTCTCGAAGAGATGTCTCCGAGCATTCGCTGTTTGCCTCCCGGACGAGCTTTGACGAGCAGGGCGTGGCCGTCTCGCTGCGCTTCGCCAGCCCTCCCTCACAAGCCGAGCTCGACCGCCTCGAGCGACTGGGCGTGCAGATCCAGCGAAACCCTAAAGGAGGGGCGTGTCGACTGGCCACGATTTGTCGGGCGTGGAGCCCGTGGCGAGCGCTGCGCGCGCTGTCGGGTGAGCAAAATATCCGGCGCGTCGAGGCGCTGTGGCAGCCGATGTTACAGTCGCCGCTGGAGGTCACCTCCGAGCTCGTCGGCGCTCGATACGCTCACTTTTCTCCCCAATTCCAAGCAGATGGCGCCAGTACCACGATTGCGCTTATCGACACCGGCGTTGATGTGCTCCATCCGGCCTTTTTTCGTGCCGATGGTGGCCTTTATGCGTGGATCGACACCAATCAAAACGGAGCGTTCGACCCGGGCGTCGACGCGGTGGACCTCGACGGTGACGGCGAGGCTTCTTTCAACGAGAAGCTTCGCGTGCTCGACGCGACCACCGTGGTCGATTTCTCGGCCTCCGAGTTCGAGAACGATGATGGGGTGCTCCAGCCGGCGCGCGATTGGCTGTACGCCGACATGAACGGTGACCGCGTGCGCAACGTGGGCTTCGACGCGGGGTTCAATGAGGAGACGCCGGCATACGGCGAGGCGATCTTCGTCGCCGATGACGCCAACCGCGACGGCGTGCTCTCACCGGACGAAAAGCTCGTGCGCCTCGCATCGTCGAAGATCGCCAAGCTCGTGACCGAAGATGGCGTGTACCTTCGCGGTCAGAACCTCATCGAGGCGGGCTCGGCGCGCGCGAGCACGTTTTTCCACGGCAGCGGATCGGCGGGCATCTTGGTAGGTGGGCAGTTGGGTTACCACGACCGCGTCGGTGTGGCGCCGCGAGCCGACTTGCACGTGTATGGGCTGGGGGCGACGCTGGTGGACGATTCGGCGCTGCCGCTGGCCTATCTCGAGGCGGCGGTCGAGGACGGCGCCGACGTGATCTTGCACGAGTGGACGAACGCGTTCACCCAGCCGTTAGACGGGTCGACGAACTTCGAGGCGGCCATGGGCCGAGCTCGAGAGGCGTCGGTCGTCCAGGTCACGCCGGCGGGCAACCTCAACCTATCGGGCAAGCACGCGCAGCGGTCGGTCGATCCCGGTGATTCGTTGGTGCTCGATTTTTTGG
It encodes:
- a CDS encoding response regulator translates to MTTQTTNREQEVLDHPSDNAEGESGATLTLDTDYELPVVLVVDDEPQILKALRRLLAGVDCEVRTASNGTEAIEVLDSETVAVLISDQRMPGLSGVALLNYAMKNHPNTVRIMLTGNGDWETAMEAINLGQVFRFVAKPWDHDQFVRIIEDAIGQNELLHSKKRYEKHIRQQNAQLRELNDELEARVQQRTREVTQRNEEISRLYEELEGSFNSTIRAMLSIMEIGDIHIVGHCRSTAERVRKFGKHLELDDERLRHLERAALLHWVGLINAPPAMFRKPVSDYDAEELATWEFHPTLGQQAVARVPALDPAGKIIVNYLRRYDDPAFKADDGNFDAELIESCYFLNLCSTFERTRRLEQEVEGLSRGAAAECGLARLQAGKGTEFAPSLVDKFCSMIAVESGSIELERQVQLDELEEGMVLSRPIETAQGVPVAPRDVVVTPELVDRLERFCDSKGLGPIFVRSVSRG
- a CDS encoding S8 family serine peptidase, whose amino-acid sequence is MCTLGRRAVLLLTGATLIWTHQGLAQTSVGTPTTLPPSAERTATFDKPVGPNIDPMLALLERVSRRDVSEHSLFASRTSFDEQGVAVSLRFASPPSQAELDRLERLGVQIQRNPKGGACRLATICRAWSPWRALRALSGEQNIRRVEALWQPMLQSPLEVTSELVGARYAHFSPQFQADGASTTIALIDTGVDVLHPAFFRADGGLYAWIDTNQNGAFDPGVDAVDLDGDGEASFNEKLRVLDATTVVDFSASEFENDDGVLQPARDWLYADMNGDRVRNVGFDAGFNEETPAYGEAIFVADDANRDGVLSPDEKLVRLASSKIAKLVTEDGVYLRGQNLIEAGSARASTFFHGSGSAGILVGGQLGYHDRVGVAPRADLHVYGLGATLVDDSALPLAYLEAAVEDGADVILHEWTNAFTQPLDGSTNFEAAMGRAREASVVQVTPAGNLNLSGKHAQRSVDPGDSLVLDFLVDEGFEADGEVLPYNSIFGSIQWRGEHELSLTVVSPSAGRAELGTDVDAATIGSARIDVVRQRTTRGTSVVQFFLESTDVQTPLETGAWSFELAGATQSDTIYGRITDEYSNWRPGVVWKTPSPDTSTLAFPATADAALAVAAFAGRRATPMEGGAQVGELRDFSGRGPRIDGKQAIDISAPDDPFVPLGATNAVLEAGWGRSWFTPFGGTSGASPHVAASVALLRQQHPDWNAGQLEERLLVTAQTDGLQPSVDSLPDPGWGHGKLDLYRALFGEAPAANVAPEAVLEGVERGNYVKWDASQSRDPDGDRLEYRFDVDYDGIWETDWTTQATYRADGSPDIPLWARVEVRDVHGARRGATRQLEGSTGGGGSGAESTDAAAVPDAGDVADAGLENPSDSCCTAAPGSRLPAPIHLLVGLGLVVAWRRRARQTK